A DNA window from Camelina sativa cultivar DH55 chromosome 17, Cs, whole genome shotgun sequence contains the following coding sequences:
- the LOC104754979 gene encoding GATA transcription factor 11-like, producing MGSMNWLPEQEEDFKGILSDDFFDDLINNLDCPLDEDDIDTTNAPEDWVAKFQDLEPPPMDMFPSLPSHLTSLAKPARLAVPPFLVQKQSSSSEALSGIHSSTLNQSSSPPDIKVSKLFQSSSPVSVLVNSCDSLSPQNSRSQGLAFPVKGIRSKRRRPTTMRLNYLFPFDEPKKPEKFTPGESRSQSYYSSEQHAKKKRKIQLTATHTVSSSFEAINSDGIVRKCTHCETTKTPQWREGPNGPKTLCNACGVRFRSGRLVPEYRPASSPTFIPSVHSNSHRKIIEMRRKDDNQFDTSMMHAVISGA from the exons ATGGGAAGCATGAATTGGTTACCTGAGCAAGAGGAGGATTTCAAAGGTATTCTCTCTGATGATTTCTTTGATGATCTCATCAATAACCTTGACTGCCCTCTTGATGAAGACGACATCGATACCACCAATGCTCCTGAAGATTGGGTTGCCAAGTTTCAAGACCTTGAGCCTCCCCCTATGGATATGTTCCCCTCTTTGCCTTCTCACCTCACCTCCCTTGCCAAGCCTGCTCGTCTTGCGGTTCCTCCTTTTCTG GTGCAGAAGCAGTCCAGTTCTTCTGAAGCCTTGTCCGGCATACACAGCAGCACTCTCAATCAATCTTCATCGCCTCCTGATATCAAAGTCTCTAAGCTATTTCAGTCTTCAAGTCCGGTGTCAGTTCTTGTCAACAGTTGCGATTCTCTCTCCCCACAGAACTCCAGGTCTCAGGGGTTGGCTTTCCCTGTGAAAGGCATCAGAAGCAAGCGCAGACGCCCCACTACAATGAGATTAAACTACCTTTTCCCCTTTGATGAACCCAAAAAGCCCGAGAAGTTCACTCCGGGCGAATCACGATCCCAGAGTTACTATTCCTCCGAGCAACATGCCAAGAAGAAACGCAAGATTCAGCTGACAGCAACCCACACTGTGTCTTCCAGTTTTGAGGCAATCAACTCTGACGGGATTGTCAGGAAGTGCACTCATTGTGAGACAACCAAGACCCCGCAGTGGAGGGAAGGGCCTAATGGACCAAAGACCCTCTGCAACGCTTGCGGGGTCAGGTTCAGATCTGGTCGTCTTGTTCCAGAATACCGACCTGCCTCAAGCCCGACCTTCATCCCATCTGTGCATTCAAACTCACACAGGAAGATCATAGAGATGAGAAGGAAGGACGACAACCAGTTCGATACCAGCATGATGCACGCGGTGATATCTGGAGCTTAA
- the LOC104754980 gene encoding protein-tyrosine sulfotransferase isoform X2 codes for MSTRSRFPHNIRVWNRGTMKLNPIWKLVAIGLLLLASVIGSFAELDFGNCERVVKNWADSSSSREEHVNNDKRSLKDLLFFLHVPRTGGRTYFHCFLRKLYDSSEECPRSYDKLHFNPRKEKCKLLATHDDYSVMAKLPRERTSVMTIVRDPIARVLSTYEFSVEVAARFLVHPNLTSASRMSSRIRKSNVISTLDIWPWKYLVPWMREDLFARRDARKVKGVVIIEDDNPYDMEEMLMPLRKYLDAPTAHDIIHNGATFQITGLTNNSYLSEAHEVRHCVQKFKSLGEHVLQVAKRRLDSMLYVGLTEEHRESASLFANVVGSQVLSQGVPSDATAKTKTFRSEASVTISEPRSDKSNIQNGTSEVASNITTEAKSGNMTVKTLMEVYEGCITHLRKSQGTRRANSLKRISPANFTKGTRTRVPREVIQQIKLLNNLDVELFKYAKEIFAKEHELVSKKLISTSKRSIGDLPSEIRSVFGEMGDEKLWKLLPVALILLLLFLLFLFVNARRRRTSKVKI; via the exons ATGAGCACGAGATCTCGATTCCCCCATAACAT TAGGGTTTGGAATCGAGGCACAATGAAATTGAATCCTATTTGGAAGCTGGTGGCTATTGGGTTATTACTTCTTGCCTCAG TTATTGGCTCTTTTGCGGAACTTGATTTTGGTAATTGCGAAAGAGTAGTGAAAAATTGGgctgattcttcttcctctcgtgAAGAACATGTCAACAATGACAAACGCTCGCTAAAGGATttgctcttctttcttcatgttcCTCGAACTGGAGGCAGGACTTATTTTCATTG TTTCTTGAGGAAATTGTATGATAGCTCTGAGGAATGTCCTCGATCTTACGACAAACTCCACTTCAATCCAAG GAAGGAAAAGTGCAAGTTGTTGGCAACACATGATGATTATAGTGTGATGGCAAAGCTTCCGAGGGAGAGAACTTCGGTGATGACTATAGTTCGGGATCCTATCGCGCGTGTGTTAAGCACTTATGAATTTTCAGTAGAGGTAGCAGCTAGATTTTTGGTCCATCCCAATTTAACTTCTGCGTCAAGGATGTCTAGCCGCATACGCAAGAGCAATGTAATAAGCACGCTAGACATTTGGCCATGGAAATACCTTGTTCCATGGATGAGAGAAGACTTGTTTGCTCGG CGAGATGCACGAAAAGTTAAGGGCGTAGTCATAATTGAGGACGATAACCCATATGACATGGAGGAGATGCTTATGCCTTTGCGCAAATATCTCGATGCGCCTACTGCTCATGACATCATCCACAATGGAGCCACATTTCAG ATTACAGGATTGACAAATAACTCCTATTTATCAGAAGCCCACGAGGTTCGGCATTGTGTGCAGAAGTTCAAAAGCCTTGGTGAGCATGTTCTCCAGGTTGCCAAG AGGAGGCTCGACAGCATGTTGTATGTTGGACTTACAGAGGAGCACAGGGAATCTGCATCACTGTTTGCAAATGTAGTGGGTTCTCAAGTTCTGTCTCAAGGTGTGCCATCCGACGCAACTgctaaaaccaaaacttttagATCAG AAGCAAGTGTCACAATTTCAGAACCCAGGTCAGATAAGAGTAATATTCAG AATGGTACATCTGAAGTTGCATCGAATATAACAACAGAAGCTAAGAGCGGAAAT ATGACGGTAAAAACCCTAATGGAAGTCTATGAAGGCTGCATTACTCATTTACGGAAGTCCCAAGGAACCAGACGGGCAAACTCTTTGAAGAGAATATCTCCAGCAAATTTTACCAAAGGG ACGCGTACAAGAGTTCCTAGAGAGGTCATTCAGCAGATCAAATTGCTTAACAACCTCGATGTGGAGCTTTTCAAGTATGCAAAAGAAATCTTTGCCAAAGAGCATGAGTTAGTGTCGAAGAAATTGATTTCAACT TCTAAGAGAAGCATAGGGGATCTGCCGAGTGAGATAAGGAGCGTTTTTGGAGAAATGGGTGATGAGAAGCTGTGGAAGTTGTTACCAGTGGCCTTGATTCTTTTATTGCTATTTCTCTTGTTTCTATTTGTAAAcgctagaagaagaagaacctcaaAGGTCAAGATTTGA
- the LOC104754980 gene encoding protein-tyrosine sulfotransferase isoform X3, with the protein MSTRSRFPHNMVWNRGTMKLNPIWKLVAIGLLLLASVIGSFAELDFGNCERVVKNWADSSSSREEHVNNDKRSLKDLLFFLHVPRTGGRTYFHCFLRKLYDSSEECPRSYDKLHFNPRKEKCKLLATHDDYSVMAKLPRERTSVMTIVRDPIARVLSTYEFSVEVAARFLVHPNLTSASRMSSRIRKSNVISTLDIWPWKYLVPWMREDLFARRDARKVKGVVIIEDDNPYDMEEMLMPLRKYLDAPTAHDIIHNGATFQITGLTNNSYLSEAHEVRHCVQKFKSLGEHVLQVAKRRLDSMLYVGLTEEHRESASLFANVVGSQVLSQGVPSDATAKTKTFRSEASVTISEPRSDKSNIQNGTSEVASNITTEAKSGNMTVKTLMEVYEGCITHLRKSQGTRRANSLKRISPANFTKGTRTRVPREVIQQIKLLNNLDVELFKYAKEIFAKEHELVSKKLISTSKRSIGDLPSEIRSVFGEMGDEKLWKLLPVALILLLLFLLFLFVNARRRRTSKVKI; encoded by the exons ATGAGCACGAGATCTCGATTCCCCCATAACAT GGTTTGGAATCGAGGCACAATGAAATTGAATCCTATTTGGAAGCTGGTGGCTATTGGGTTATTACTTCTTGCCTCAG TTATTGGCTCTTTTGCGGAACTTGATTTTGGTAATTGCGAAAGAGTAGTGAAAAATTGGgctgattcttcttcctctcgtgAAGAACATGTCAACAATGACAAACGCTCGCTAAAGGATttgctcttctttcttcatgttcCTCGAACTGGAGGCAGGACTTATTTTCATTG TTTCTTGAGGAAATTGTATGATAGCTCTGAGGAATGTCCTCGATCTTACGACAAACTCCACTTCAATCCAAG GAAGGAAAAGTGCAAGTTGTTGGCAACACATGATGATTATAGTGTGATGGCAAAGCTTCCGAGGGAGAGAACTTCGGTGATGACTATAGTTCGGGATCCTATCGCGCGTGTGTTAAGCACTTATGAATTTTCAGTAGAGGTAGCAGCTAGATTTTTGGTCCATCCCAATTTAACTTCTGCGTCAAGGATGTCTAGCCGCATACGCAAGAGCAATGTAATAAGCACGCTAGACATTTGGCCATGGAAATACCTTGTTCCATGGATGAGAGAAGACTTGTTTGCTCGG CGAGATGCACGAAAAGTTAAGGGCGTAGTCATAATTGAGGACGATAACCCATATGACATGGAGGAGATGCTTATGCCTTTGCGCAAATATCTCGATGCGCCTACTGCTCATGACATCATCCACAATGGAGCCACATTTCAG ATTACAGGATTGACAAATAACTCCTATTTATCAGAAGCCCACGAGGTTCGGCATTGTGTGCAGAAGTTCAAAAGCCTTGGTGAGCATGTTCTCCAGGTTGCCAAG AGGAGGCTCGACAGCATGTTGTATGTTGGACTTACAGAGGAGCACAGGGAATCTGCATCACTGTTTGCAAATGTAGTGGGTTCTCAAGTTCTGTCTCAAGGTGTGCCATCCGACGCAACTgctaaaaccaaaacttttagATCAG AAGCAAGTGTCACAATTTCAGAACCCAGGTCAGATAAGAGTAATATTCAG AATGGTACATCTGAAGTTGCATCGAATATAACAACAGAAGCTAAGAGCGGAAAT ATGACGGTAAAAACCCTAATGGAAGTCTATGAAGGCTGCATTACTCATTTACGGAAGTCCCAAGGAACCAGACGGGCAAACTCTTTGAAGAGAATATCTCCAGCAAATTTTACCAAAGGG ACGCGTACAAGAGTTCCTAGAGAGGTCATTCAGCAGATCAAATTGCTTAACAACCTCGATGTGGAGCTTTTCAAGTATGCAAAAGAAATCTTTGCCAAAGAGCATGAGTTAGTGTCGAAGAAATTGATTTCAACT TCTAAGAGAAGCATAGGGGATCTGCCGAGTGAGATAAGGAGCGTTTTTGGAGAAATGGGTGATGAGAAGCTGTGGAAGTTGTTACCAGTGGCCTTGATTCTTTTATTGCTATTTCTCTTGTTTCTATTTGTAAAcgctagaagaagaagaacctcaaAGGTCAAGATTTGA
- the LOC104754980 gene encoding protein-tyrosine sulfotransferase isoform X1, translating into MSTRSRFPHNIIIISRVWNRGTMKLNPIWKLVAIGLLLLASVIGSFAELDFGNCERVVKNWADSSSSREEHVNNDKRSLKDLLFFLHVPRTGGRTYFHCFLRKLYDSSEECPRSYDKLHFNPRKEKCKLLATHDDYSVMAKLPRERTSVMTIVRDPIARVLSTYEFSVEVAARFLVHPNLTSASRMSSRIRKSNVISTLDIWPWKYLVPWMREDLFARRDARKVKGVVIIEDDNPYDMEEMLMPLRKYLDAPTAHDIIHNGATFQITGLTNNSYLSEAHEVRHCVQKFKSLGEHVLQVAKRRLDSMLYVGLTEEHRESASLFANVVGSQVLSQGVPSDATAKTKTFRSEASVTISEPRSDKSNIQNGTSEVASNITTEAKSGNMTVKTLMEVYEGCITHLRKSQGTRRANSLKRISPANFTKGTRTRVPREVIQQIKLLNNLDVELFKYAKEIFAKEHELVSKKLISTSKRSIGDLPSEIRSVFGEMGDEKLWKLLPVALILLLLFLLFLFVNARRRRTSKVKI; encoded by the exons ATGAGCACGAGATCTCGATTCCCCCATAACAT CATCATCATCAGTAGGGTTTGGAATCGAGGCACAATGAAATTGAATCCTATTTGGAAGCTGGTGGCTATTGGGTTATTACTTCTTGCCTCAG TTATTGGCTCTTTTGCGGAACTTGATTTTGGTAATTGCGAAAGAGTAGTGAAAAATTGGgctgattcttcttcctctcgtgAAGAACATGTCAACAATGACAAACGCTCGCTAAAGGATttgctcttctttcttcatgttcCTCGAACTGGAGGCAGGACTTATTTTCATTG TTTCTTGAGGAAATTGTATGATAGCTCTGAGGAATGTCCTCGATCTTACGACAAACTCCACTTCAATCCAAG GAAGGAAAAGTGCAAGTTGTTGGCAACACATGATGATTATAGTGTGATGGCAAAGCTTCCGAGGGAGAGAACTTCGGTGATGACTATAGTTCGGGATCCTATCGCGCGTGTGTTAAGCACTTATGAATTTTCAGTAGAGGTAGCAGCTAGATTTTTGGTCCATCCCAATTTAACTTCTGCGTCAAGGATGTCTAGCCGCATACGCAAGAGCAATGTAATAAGCACGCTAGACATTTGGCCATGGAAATACCTTGTTCCATGGATGAGAGAAGACTTGTTTGCTCGG CGAGATGCACGAAAAGTTAAGGGCGTAGTCATAATTGAGGACGATAACCCATATGACATGGAGGAGATGCTTATGCCTTTGCGCAAATATCTCGATGCGCCTACTGCTCATGACATCATCCACAATGGAGCCACATTTCAG ATTACAGGATTGACAAATAACTCCTATTTATCAGAAGCCCACGAGGTTCGGCATTGTGTGCAGAAGTTCAAAAGCCTTGGTGAGCATGTTCTCCAGGTTGCCAAG AGGAGGCTCGACAGCATGTTGTATGTTGGACTTACAGAGGAGCACAGGGAATCTGCATCACTGTTTGCAAATGTAGTGGGTTCTCAAGTTCTGTCTCAAGGTGTGCCATCCGACGCAACTgctaaaaccaaaacttttagATCAG AAGCAAGTGTCACAATTTCAGAACCCAGGTCAGATAAGAGTAATATTCAG AATGGTACATCTGAAGTTGCATCGAATATAACAACAGAAGCTAAGAGCGGAAAT ATGACGGTAAAAACCCTAATGGAAGTCTATGAAGGCTGCATTACTCATTTACGGAAGTCCCAAGGAACCAGACGGGCAAACTCTTTGAAGAGAATATCTCCAGCAAATTTTACCAAAGGG ACGCGTACAAGAGTTCCTAGAGAGGTCATTCAGCAGATCAAATTGCTTAACAACCTCGATGTGGAGCTTTTCAAGTATGCAAAAGAAATCTTTGCCAAAGAGCATGAGTTAGTGTCGAAGAAATTGATTTCAACT TCTAAGAGAAGCATAGGGGATCTGCCGAGTGAGATAAGGAGCGTTTTTGGAGAAATGGGTGATGAGAAGCTGTGGAAGTTGTTACCAGTGGCCTTGATTCTTTTATTGCTATTTCTCTTGTTTCTATTTGTAAAcgctagaagaagaagaacctcaaAGGTCAAGATTTGA